A window of the Polypterus senegalus isolate Bchr_013 chromosome 4, ASM1683550v1, whole genome shotgun sequence genome harbors these coding sequences:
- the nocta gene encoding nocturnin isoform X3, with product MCSMGANTSRLYSALAQTLRSSQYDQAEEYPDQAVDVEPIDPDCLLEECKEMLRNRPPRPHRTFKLPGSQSSKYPPIRVMQWNILAQALGEGKDNFIQCPQEALNWAERKYLILEEILLYRPDVLCLQEVDHYFDTFQPALSSLGYHCTFYPKPSSPCLDVEHNNGPDGCALFFNKDRFELLDSTNIRLIAMMLKTNQVAIAQTLRCRETGHIFCVAVTHLKARSGWERFRSAQGSHLLQSLQSITEGTSIPLLVCGDFNAEPSEDVYKSFATSSLNLNSAYKLLSSDGQSEPPYTTWKIRPSGESCHTLDYIWYSQHAFNVDSLLCFPTEEQIGPNRLPSLSYPSDHLSLVCDFSFSDEPDRLL from the exons A TGTGTTCCATGGGCGCTAACACAAGCCGTCTTTACAGTGCCCTTGCCCAGACGTTAAGGAGCAGTCAGTATGACCAGGCAGAAGAATACCCTGACCAAGCTGTAGATGTGGAGCCTATAGATCCCGATTGCCTCCTTGAGGAATGTAAAGAGATGCTGCGCAACAGGCCACCTCggccacacaggactttcaagtTACCAGGCAGCCAATCCAGCAAGTATCCACCCATTCGAGTTATGCAGTGGAATATACTTGCACAAG cactTGGTGAAGGCAAAGATAACTTTATTCAGTGTCCACAGGAGGCTCTGAACTGGGCCGAACGCAAGTATCTAATCCTGGAGGAGATTTTGTTGTATCGGCCGGATGTCTTGTGCCTGCAAGAAGTGGATCATTACTTTGACACGTTCCAGCCAGCCCTGAGCAGCCTTGGCTACCACTGCACTTTCTACCCAAAACCCTCTTCACCTTGCCTAGATGTGGAGCACAACAATGGCCCCGACGGCTGTGCCCTGTTTTTTAATAAGGACAGGTTTGAGCTGCTGGACAGCACCAACATACGCCTAATAGCCATGATGCTGAAGACAAATCAGGTAGCGATTGCTCAGACGTTACGGTGCAGAGAGACGGGCCACATCTTCTGTGTTGCAGTGACTCACCTGAAAGCGCGCAGTGGCTGGGAGAGATTTCGCTCTGCCCAAGGCTCCCACCTCCTGCAAAGCTTACAGTCCATTACAGAAGGAACAAGCATCCCCTTGTTAGTTTGTGGGGACTTTAATGCTGAGCCTTCAGAGGACGTGTACAAGAGCTTTGCCACCTCCAGCCTTAACCTGAACAGCGCATACAAACTACTTAGCAGTGATGGCCAGTCTGAACCTCCTTATACAACCTGGAAGATCCGTCCTTCCGGGGAGAGCTGCCACACTCTGGATTACATCTGGTACTCTCAGCATGCCTTCAACGTGGACTCCCTTCTCTGCTTCCCGACTGAGGAGCAGATAGGACCAAACAGGCTTCCATCATTGAGCTATCCGTCAGACCACCTGTCCCTAGTGTGCGATTTCAGCTTCAGTGACGAGCCCGATAGACTTTTGTAA
- the nocta gene encoding nocturnin isoform X2 has product MLYPSLDCEHLHSVVCSMGANTSRLYSALAQTLRSSQYDQAEEYPDQAVDVEPIDPDCLLEECKEMLRNRPPRPHRTFKLPGSQSSKYPPIRVMQWNILAQALGEGKDNFIQCPQEALNWAERKYLILEEILLYRPDVLCLQEVDHYFDTFQPALSSLGYHCTFYPKPSSPCLDVEHNNGPDGCALFFNKDRFELLDSTNIRLIAMMLKTNQVAIAQTLRCRETGHIFCVAVTHLKARSGWERFRSAQGSHLLQSLQSITEGTSIPLLVCGDFNAEPSEDVYKSFATSSLNLNSAYKLLSSDGQSEPPYTTWKIRPSGESCHTLDYIWYSQHAFNVDSLLCFPTEEQIGPNRLPSLSYPSDHLSLVCDFSFSDEPDRLL; this is encoded by the exons ATGCTTTACCCCAGCCTGGACTGTGAACACCTGCACAGTGTTG TGTGTTCCATGGGCGCTAACACAAGCCGTCTTTACAGTGCCCTTGCCCAGACGTTAAGGAGCAGTCAGTATGACCAGGCAGAAGAATACCCTGACCAAGCTGTAGATGTGGAGCCTATAGATCCCGATTGCCTCCTTGAGGAATGTAAAGAGATGCTGCGCAACAGGCCACCTCggccacacaggactttcaagtTACCAGGCAGCCAATCCAGCAAGTATCCACCCATTCGAGTTATGCAGTGGAATATACTTGCACAAG cactTGGTGAAGGCAAAGATAACTTTATTCAGTGTCCACAGGAGGCTCTGAACTGGGCCGAACGCAAGTATCTAATCCTGGAGGAGATTTTGTTGTATCGGCCGGATGTCTTGTGCCTGCAAGAAGTGGATCATTACTTTGACACGTTCCAGCCAGCCCTGAGCAGCCTTGGCTACCACTGCACTTTCTACCCAAAACCCTCTTCACCTTGCCTAGATGTGGAGCACAACAATGGCCCCGACGGCTGTGCCCTGTTTTTTAATAAGGACAGGTTTGAGCTGCTGGACAGCACCAACATACGCCTAATAGCCATGATGCTGAAGACAAATCAGGTAGCGATTGCTCAGACGTTACGGTGCAGAGAGACGGGCCACATCTTCTGTGTTGCAGTGACTCACCTGAAAGCGCGCAGTGGCTGGGAGAGATTTCGCTCTGCCCAAGGCTCCCACCTCCTGCAAAGCTTACAGTCCATTACAGAAGGAACAAGCATCCCCTTGTTAGTTTGTGGGGACTTTAATGCTGAGCCTTCAGAGGACGTGTACAAGAGCTTTGCCACCTCCAGCCTTAACCTGAACAGCGCATACAAACTACTTAGCAGTGATGGCCAGTCTGAACCTCCTTATACAACCTGGAAGATCCGTCCTTCCGGGGAGAGCTGCCACACTCTGGATTACATCTGGTACTCTCAGCATGCCTTCAACGTGGACTCCCTTCTCTGCTTCCCGACTGAGGAGCAGATAGGACCAAACAGGCTTCCATCATTGAGCTATCCGTCAGACCACCTGTCCCTAGTGTGCGATTTCAGCTTCAGTGACGAGCCCGATAGACTTTTGTAA
- the nocta gene encoding nocturnin isoform X4, with protein sequence MGANTSRLYSALAQTLRSSQYDQAEEYPDQAVDVEPIDPDCLLEECKEMLRNRPPRPHRTFKLPGSQSSKYPPIRVMQWNILAQALGEGKDNFIQCPQEALNWAERKYLILEEILLYRPDVLCLQEVDHYFDTFQPALSSLGYHCTFYPKPSSPCLDVEHNNGPDGCALFFNKDRFELLDSTNIRLIAMMLKTNQVAIAQTLRCRETGHIFCVAVTHLKARSGWERFRSAQGSHLLQSLQSITEGTSIPLLVCGDFNAEPSEDVYKSFATSSLNLNSAYKLLSSDGQSEPPYTTWKIRPSGESCHTLDYIWYSQHAFNVDSLLCFPTEEQIGPNRLPSLSYPSDHLSLVCDFSFSDEPDRLL encoded by the exons ATGGGCGCTAACACAAGCCGTCTTTACAGTGCCCTTGCCCAGACGTTAAGGAGCAGTCAGTATGACCAGGCAGAAGAATACCCTGACCAAGCTGTAGATGTGGAGCCTATAGATCCCGATTGCCTCCTTGAGGAATGTAAAGAGATGCTGCGCAACAGGCCACCTCggccacacaggactttcaagtTACCAGGCAGCCAATCCAGCAAGTATCCACCCATTCGAGTTATGCAGTGGAATATACTTGCACAAG cactTGGTGAAGGCAAAGATAACTTTATTCAGTGTCCACAGGAGGCTCTGAACTGGGCCGAACGCAAGTATCTAATCCTGGAGGAGATTTTGTTGTATCGGCCGGATGTCTTGTGCCTGCAAGAAGTGGATCATTACTTTGACACGTTCCAGCCAGCCCTGAGCAGCCTTGGCTACCACTGCACTTTCTACCCAAAACCCTCTTCACCTTGCCTAGATGTGGAGCACAACAATGGCCCCGACGGCTGTGCCCTGTTTTTTAATAAGGACAGGTTTGAGCTGCTGGACAGCACCAACATACGCCTAATAGCCATGATGCTGAAGACAAATCAGGTAGCGATTGCTCAGACGTTACGGTGCAGAGAGACGGGCCACATCTTCTGTGTTGCAGTGACTCACCTGAAAGCGCGCAGTGGCTGGGAGAGATTTCGCTCTGCCCAAGGCTCCCACCTCCTGCAAAGCTTACAGTCCATTACAGAAGGAACAAGCATCCCCTTGTTAGTTTGTGGGGACTTTAATGCTGAGCCTTCAGAGGACGTGTACAAGAGCTTTGCCACCTCCAGCCTTAACCTGAACAGCGCATACAAACTACTTAGCAGTGATGGCCAGTCTGAACCTCCTTATACAACCTGGAAGATCCGTCCTTCCGGGGAGAGCTGCCACACTCTGGATTACATCTGGTACTCTCAGCATGCCTTCAACGTGGACTCCCTTCTCTGCTTCCCGACTGAGGAGCAGATAGGACCAAACAGGCTTCCATCATTGAGCTATCCGTCAGACCACCTGTCCCTAGTGTGCGATTTCAGCTTCAGTGACGAGCCCGATAGACTTTTGTAA